One segment of Nostoc piscinale CENA21 DNA contains the following:
- the hemN gene encoding oxygen-independent coproporphyrinogen III oxidase, which translates to MNVLSQNVKFDADLLRKYDQPLPRYTSYPPATELTEDFEQADFKAAIAVGNYKKTPLSLYCHIPFCESACYFCGCNTVITPNKILAEPYLNYLIRDIQRVASLIHHERNVQQLHWGGGTPNYLSLRQVEALWYALNHCFDFDDDAEISIEVNPRFLDRDYLFALKDLGFNRISFGIQDFNLQVQQAVNRIQPEEMLFQVMDWVRDAGFKSVNVDLIYGLPYQTLETFKSTVNKTIQLNPDRIAVFNFAYVPWLKPIQRLIPQEALPLAEEKLRILQMSIEELSNNGYVFIGMDHFAKPNDELAIAQQKGQLHRNFQGYTTKPESDLLAFGMSSISMLHDVYVQNHKRLKNYYQAINSDELPIEKGVKLNQDDIVRRTIIMELMCQFQLSPDRIEEKYHLHFDSDFAEYFQREQLQLRLLEADGLIKLSPNQIEVTPSGRLLIRNIAAVFDVYLRERANLVYSKAI; encoded by the coding sequence ATGAACGTCTTATCGCAAAATGTGAAATTCGATGCTGACTTGCTGAGAAAATATGATCAGCCTTTACCGCGCTACACTAGTTATCCTCCCGCTACAGAGTTAACAGAGGATTTTGAACAAGCTGATTTTAAAGCAGCGATCGCAGTTGGCAATTACAAGAAAACACCTCTATCTTTGTACTGTCATATTCCTTTTTGTGAAAGTGCTTGTTATTTCTGCGGTTGTAATACTGTTATTACTCCCAATAAAATACTTGCTGAACCTTATTTGAATTATTTGATTCGGGATATTCAGCGAGTAGCTTCTTTAATTCATCATGAACGGAATGTTCAACAATTGCATTGGGGTGGCGGTACTCCTAACTATTTATCGCTACGTCAAGTTGAGGCTTTATGGTATGCGCTCAATCATTGTTTTGATTTTGATGATGATGCAGAAATTTCTATTGAAGTTAATCCGCGATTTTTAGATAGAGATTACCTGTTTGCTTTAAAAGATTTAGGTTTTAATCGCATTAGTTTTGGCATTCAAGATTTTAATTTGCAAGTACAACAAGCTGTTAACCGCATTCAGCCGGAAGAAATGCTGTTTCAGGTAATGGATTGGGTGCGCGATGCTGGCTTTAAGAGTGTGAATGTTGATTTAATTTATGGCTTACCTTATCAAACTTTAGAGACTTTTAAAAGCACAGTTAACAAGACAATTCAACTCAACCCAGACCGAATTGCAGTGTTTAACTTTGCTTATGTACCTTGGTTAAAACCAATTCAACGCTTAATTCCGCAAGAAGCTTTGCCATTAGCTGAAGAAAAATTGCGAATTTTGCAGATGTCGATTGAAGAATTAAGCAACAATGGCTATGTTTTTATTGGGATGGATCATTTTGCTAAACCGAATGATGAATTAGCGATCGCTCAACAAAAAGGGCAACTACATCGAAACTTCCAAGGCTATACCACCAAACCGGAATCTGATTTATTAGCATTTGGGATGAGTTCAATTAGTATGCTGCATGATGTGTATGTGCAGAATCATAAACGACTCAAAAATTACTATCAAGCAATTAATAGTGATGAATTGCCCATTGAAAAAGGAGTGAAACTTAATCAAGATGATATTGTGCGGCGCACAATCATTATGGAATTAATGTGTCAATTCCAGCTTTCACCAGACAGAATAGAAGAAAAATATCATCTACACTTTGATAGTGATTTTGCTGAGTATTTCCAAAGAGAGCAATTACAACTGCGGTTATTAGAAGCAGATGGTTTGATTAAACTTTCTCCTAATCAAATTGAAGTGACACCAAGCGGCAGATTACTTATTCGCAATATTGCGGCTGTCTTTGATGTCTATCTGCGGGAACGAGCAAACCTTGTTTATTCTAAAGCGATTTGA
- a CDS encoding heme oxygenase (biliverdin-producing), translating to MSSHLDARLREGTKHSHTLAENTAFMKCFLKGIVEKSFFRKLLADLYFVYSVLEAELQRYQNHPIVGLIYFPELNRQANLEKDLAYYYGENWQKEIKPSPSGQVYVNRLREIANTQPELLIAHAYTRYMGDLSGGQALRNIARSAMNLPPDQGTAMHEFEQIPTAEAKRAFKEQYRQALNSLAIDEVMIQKIVDEANYAFALNRDVVHELEADVKAVVGEHVFDLMTRQDKPGSTENRAEQNKVLNYSI from the coding sequence ATGAGTAGCCATTTAGATGCACGTTTACGGGAAGGAACAAAACATTCCCATACCTTGGCGGAAAATACTGCGTTTATGAAATGTTTCCTGAAAGGGATTGTCGAAAAGAGCTTTTTTAGGAAATTATTGGCGGATCTTTACTTTGTCTATTCTGTTTTAGAGGCAGAATTACAACGATATCAAAATCATCCAATTGTGGGGTTGATTTATTTTCCGGAATTAAATCGCCAAGCCAATTTAGAGAAAGATTTAGCATATTATTACGGTGAAAACTGGCAAAAGGAAATTAAACCTTCTCCGTCTGGACAAGTTTATGTAAATCGGCTGAGAGAAATTGCCAACACACAACCTGAGTTATTAATTGCTCATGCTTACACTCGCTATATGGGAGATTTGTCTGGTGGACAAGCACTGCGAAATATTGCTCGTTCTGCAATGAATTTACCACCAGATCAAGGAACTGCAATGCACGAATTTGAGCAAATTCCAACTGCAGAAGCCAAACGAGCATTTAAAGAACAATACCGTCAAGCATTGAATTCTTTGGCAATAGATGAAGTCATGATTCAGAAAATTGTAGACGAGGCTAACTATGCTTTTGCACTTAATCGGGATGTCGTTCATGAACTAGAAGCAGATGTGAAAGCTGTTGTTGGTGAGCATGTTTTTGATTTGATGACTCGCCAAGATAAACCAGGTAGCACAGAAAATCGCGCTGAACAAAATAAGGTACTTAATTACAGTATTTGA
- the hemF gene encoding oxygen-dependent coproporphyrinogen oxidase, translating into MRRHSDHSLQESSNHTTLLASPNNTIPKDSRQRVLRFMQNIQDEICTGLEQIDGEARFQQDYWEREEGGEGRTRVIREGQVFEQGGVNFSAVWGKSLPASILAQRPEAAGHEFFATGTSMVLHPRNPFVPTVHLNYRYFEAGPIWWFGGGADLTPYYAFAEDAVHFHQTFKNACDSHHPEYYPTFKRWCDEYFYLRHRQEQRGIGGIFFDYQDASGKLYVGSQTDTPAAIYSQKVGNVERNWEDIFAFVQSCGEAFLPAYLPIVKRRQGIEYSDRQRNFQLYRRGRYVEFNLVYDRGTVFGLQTKGRTESILMSLPPLARWEYCYEPEAGTPEAELTEIFLQPRDWV; encoded by the coding sequence ATGCGCCGTCATTCCGATCATTCTCTGCAAGAATCTTCAAATCACACAACATTGCTCGCATCACCGAATAACACCATACCCAAGGATTCACGGCAGCGGGTGTTGCGATTCATGCAAAACATCCAGGATGAGATTTGCACAGGTTTAGAGCAAATTGACGGAGAAGCACGCTTTCAACAAGATTACTGGGAGCGAGAAGAAGGTGGGGAAGGACGTACCCGCGTGATTCGAGAAGGACAGGTGTTTGAGCAGGGTGGTGTGAATTTTTCCGCAGTTTGGGGAAAAAGCTTACCAGCTTCAATTCTGGCGCAACGTCCAGAAGCAGCAGGGCATGAATTTTTTGCCACAGGAACTTCAATGGTGTTGCATCCTCGTAATCCCTTTGTGCCAACAGTACATCTTAACTATCGCTACTTTGAAGCTGGCCCAATTTGGTGGTTTGGTGGTGGCGCAGATTTAACGCCATATTATGCTTTTGCTGAGGATGCTGTTCACTTTCATCAGACATTTAAAAATGCCTGTGATTCCCACCATCCAGAATATTACCCAACTTTTAAGCGTTGGTGCGATGAATACTTTTATTTACGCCATCGTCAAGAACAGCGCGGGATTGGGGGGATTTTCTTTGATTATCAAGATGCTAGTGGTAAGCTTTACGTCGGTTCTCAAACAGATACTCCAGCCGCTATTTACAGCCAAAAAGTCGGAAATGTCGAGCGGAATTGGGAAGATATCTTTGCGTTTGTGCAGTCTTGTGGTGAAGCTTTTTTACCTGCTTACTTGCCTATTGTCAAACGGCGACAAGGAATAGAGTATAGCGATCGCCAGCGTAATTTTCAACTGTACCGTCGGGGTCGTTATGTCGAGTTTAATTTAGTTTACGACCGAGGCACAGTGTTTGGACTACAAACCAAGGGCAGAACCGAATCTATCCTTATGTCATTACCACCGTTAGCACGCTGGGAATATTGCTATGAACCGGAAGCAGGAACCCCAGAAGCGGAACTGACGGAAATTTTTCTTCAGCCTAGAGATTGGGTGTAA
- the acsF gene encoding magnesium-protoporphyrin IX monomethyl ester (oxidative) cyclase: protein MVNTLPKPGIKTPNKETVLTPRFYTTDFEKAANLDLSGQDTELQAMLAEMRADYNRHHFVRDEAFEQSWEHIEGEARQAFIDYLERSCISEFSGFLLFKELSRQLKNRSPLLAEMFQLMARDEARHAGFLNKAMGDFKLSLDLAMVTKTRTYTFFPIEWVLYTVYLSEKIGYWRYIIIYRHLQQHPENQFYPIFRYFESWCQDENRHGDIFKALLRSQPQLWNNWKAQLWSRFFLLSVFATHTMTVHERSGFYKTLGLDATEFDRQVVYNTNETAGRAFPVMLNTEHPQFFPRLQNCAGYNLQIAEIERSSQPKLIKLMRKLPLIASIIWNLLLLYLIKPIDAEALRETVR, encoded by the coding sequence ATGGTTAATACTCTGCCCAAGCCAGGAATTAAAACCCCCAACAAAGAAACCGTCCTCACTCCCCGCTTTTATACAACAGATTTTGAAAAAGCTGCCAATTTAGATTTGTCTGGTCAAGATACAGAATTGCAGGCGATGTTAGCCGAGATGCGAGCCGACTATAACCGCCACCACTTTGTTCGGGATGAAGCATTTGAACAGTCTTGGGAACATATTGAAGGTGAAGCGAGACAGGCGTTTATCGATTATTTAGAACGCTCGTGTATTTCCGAATTTTCCGGCTTTTTGCTGTTCAAGGAGTTGTCGCGCCAGCTGAAAAATCGCAGTCCCTTACTAGCAGAGATGTTTCAACTCATGGCGCGAGATGAAGCCCGCCACGCTGGTTTTCTCAACAAAGCAATGGGGGATTTTAAACTCTCCCTAGATTTAGCAATGGTGACGAAAACCCGCACCTATACGTTTTTCCCCATTGAGTGGGTACTCTACACCGTCTACCTATCAGAAAAAATCGGCTATTGGCGTTACATCATCATTTACAGACATCTACAACAGCACCCGGAAAACCAGTTTTACCCAATCTTCCGCTATTTTGAAAGTTGGTGTCAGGACGAAAATCGCCACGGAGATATATTTAAGGCGCTGTTACGTTCTCAACCCCAACTGTGGAACAACTGGAAAGCTCAACTTTGGAGTCGCTTTTTCTTGCTGTCGGTATTTGCTACCCATACAATGACAGTTCATGAACGGTCTGGTTTTTACAAAACTTTAGGACTAGATGCGACAGAGTTTGACCGCCAAGTGGTTTACAACACCAATGAAACGGCTGGACGGGCTTTTCCTGTAATGTTAAATACTGAACATCCCCAATTTTTCCCCCGCTTACAAAACTGTGCAGGTTACAACTTACAAATTGCAGAAATTGAACGTAGTTCTCAGCCCAAACTTATCAAGCTGATGCGTAAACTACCTTTAATAGCGTCGATTATTTGGAATTTACTCTTGCTTTATCTCATCAAACCCATTGATGCTGAGGCTTTGCGAGAAACCGTGCGTTAG
- a CDS encoding Mu transposase C-terminal domain-containing protein, with amino-acid sequence MPDKEFGLTGELTQVTEAILLGESNFVVDPLHIILESSDSQKLKFNLIQWLAESPNRQIKSQRKQAVAETLSISTRQVERLLKEYNEDRLNETAGVQRSDKGKHRVSEYWQQYIKTIYENSLKEKHPISPASVVREVKRHAIVDLGLEQGDYPHPATVYRILNPLIEQQQRKKKIRNPGSGSWLTVETRDGKQLKAEFSNQIIQCDHTELDIRIVDNNGVLLPERPWLTTVVDTFSSYVLGFHLWIKQPGSAEVALALRHSILPKQYPNDYELSKPWGYGPPFQYFFTDGGKDFRSKHLKAIGKKLGFQCELRDRPNQGGIVERIFKTINTQVLKDLPGYTGSNVQERPENAEKEACLTIQDIDKVLAGFFCDIYNHEPYPKDPRDTRFERWVKGMGRKLPEPLDERELDICLMKEAQRVVQAHGSIQFENLIYRGESLKAYKGEYVTLRYDPDHILTVYVYSCESDDNLEEFLGYAHAINMDTHDLSLEELKALNKERSKARKEHFNYDALLALGKRNELVGKRKEDKKEKRRSEQKRLRSTSKKNSNVVELRKSRAASSSKKR; translated from the coding sequence ATGCCAGACAAAGAATTTGGATTAACTGGAGAATTGACACAAGTTACGGAAGCTATTTTGCTTGGTGAAAGTAATTTTGTGGTCGATCCATTACACATTATTCTGGAATCCTCAGATAGCCAGAAACTCAAATTTAATCTCATCCAATGGCTTGCTGAATCACCGAATCGACAGATTAAGTCTCAGAGAAAACAGGCAGTTGCAGAAACTCTTAGTATTTCTACTCGCCAGGTGGAGCGTCTTCTCAAAGAATACAACGAAGACAGATTAAATGAGACAGCCGGAGTACAACGCTCCGACAAGGGAAAACATCGAGTTAGCGAATACTGGCAACAATATATAAAAACAATTTACGAAAATAGCCTGAAAGAAAAACATCCAATATCGCCAGCATCTGTAGTTCGTGAAGTAAAGCGGCACGCGATTGTTGACCTTGGGCTTGAACAAGGAGACTATCCTCATCCAGCTACTGTTTATCGAATTTTAAATCCGTTAATTGAACAACAACAACGGAAGAAAAAAATTAGAAATCCAGGTTCAGGATCTTGGCTGACAGTGGAAACACGAGACGGCAAGCAACTAAAAGCAGAGTTTAGCAACCAAATTATTCAATGTGACCATACAGAACTGGATATTCGGATAGTTGATAATAACGGTGTGTTGTTACCGGAACGACCTTGGTTAACTACTGTTGTTGATACTTTCTCCAGTTATGTTTTAGGCTTCCACTTATGGATAAAACAACCTGGTTCTGCTGAGGTGGCTCTTGCTTTAAGACATTCTATATTACCCAAGCAGTATCCCAATGACTATGAACTGAGTAAACCTTGGGGTTATGGCCCTCCTTTTCAATACTTTTTCACGGATGGCGGCAAAGATTTTCGCTCTAAACATCTCAAAGCCATTGGCAAGAAACTCGGATTTCAATGCGAATTGCGCGATCGCCCAAACCAAGGTGGTATTGTAGAACGAATTTTTAAAACAATTAATACTCAAGTCCTGAAAGATTTACCCGGTTACACAGGATCTAATGTTCAGGAACGTCCTGAAAATGCAGAAAAAGAAGCTTGTTTGACTATACAGGATATAGACAAGGTTTTGGCTGGTTTCTTTTGTGATATTTATAACCATGAACCTTATCCCAAAGATCCCCGCGACACAAGATTTGAAAGATGGGTCAAGGGAATGGGAAGAAAACTACCTGAACCTTTGGATGAGCGAGAATTAGACATCTGTTTGATGAAAGAAGCGCAACGGGTTGTTCAAGCACATGGATCTATACAGTTTGAAAACTTAATTTATCGAGGAGAATCACTCAAGGCATATAAAGGTGAATATGTAACACTGAGGTATGACCCCGACCATATTCTGACTGTATATGTCTACAGTTGCGAAAGTGATGATAATTTAGAAGAATTTTTGGGTTATGCTCATGCCATAAACATGGACACCCATGATTTGAGTTTAGAAGAATTAAAAGCCCTGAATAAAGAGCGAAGTAAAGCGCGAAAAGAACACTTTAACTATGACGCTTTATTAGCATTAGGTAAACGCAATGAACTTGTAGGGAAACGGAAAGAAGACAAGAAGGAAAAAAGACGCTCAGAACAAAAGCGCCTCCGTTCTACATCTAAGAAAAACTCGAATGTTGTTGAACTACGCAAAAGTAGAGCTGCAAGTTCTTCTAAAAAAAGATGA
- a CDS encoding AAA family ATPase, with product MARSQLATQPIVEALAPHLSLKAQIAKTIDIEEIFRTCFITTDRASECFRWLDELRILKQCGRIIGPRNVGKSRAALHYRDEDKKRVSYVKAWSASSSKRLFSQILKDINHAAPTGKRQDLRPRLAGSLELFGLELVIIDNADNLQKEALLDLKQLFEECHVPIVLVGGKELDDILQDCDLLTNFPTLYEFERLEYDDFKKTLSTIELDIISLPESSNLSEGNIFEILAGSTGGRMGILVKILTKAVLHSLKNGFSKVDESILEKIASRYGTKYIPLENRNRNE from the coding sequence ATGGCGCGATCGCAACTTGCAACCCAACCTATTGTTGAAGCTCTAGCCCCACATTTAAGCCTCAAGGCTCAAATTGCTAAAACTATTGATATTGAAGAGATTTTCAGGACTTGTTTTATCACCACTGATCGGGCATCTGAATGCTTCAGATGGTTAGATGAACTGCGGATTTTAAAGCAATGTGGTCGAATTATTGGGCCAAGAAACGTGGGAAAAAGCAGAGCAGCACTGCATTATCGTGATGAGGATAAAAAACGAGTTTCCTATGTAAAAGCTTGGTCAGCATCAAGTTCTAAGCGTCTATTTTCACAAATTCTGAAGGATATTAACCATGCTGCGCCGACAGGTAAAAGGCAGGATTTACGTCCAAGATTAGCTGGTAGTCTTGAACTATTTGGACTGGAACTGGTAATTATAGATAATGCTGATAATCTTCAAAAAGAAGCACTTTTAGACTTAAAGCAACTTTTTGAAGAATGTCATGTTCCTATTGTTTTAGTTGGAGGCAAGGAGTTAGATGATATTTTGCAAGATTGTGATTTGCTAACTAATTTTCCAACACTGTATGAGTTTGAACGCTTGGAATATGATGATTTTAAAAAGACATTAAGTACAATTGAATTGGATATTATATCTCTTCCAGAATCATCTAATTTATCTGAGGGGAATATTTTTGAAATTTTAGCGGGTAGTACAGGTGGGCGAATGGGAATTTTAGTCAAGATACTGACTAAGGCAGTTTTACATTCTCTCAAAAATGGTTTTAGCAAGGTTGATGAAAGCATACTAGAAAAAATTGCTAGTCGTTATGGTACAAAATATATTCCTCTCGAAAACAGAAATAGGAATGAATGA
- a CDS encoding TniQ family protein, whose amino-acid sequence MNEDEIRPKLGYVEPYEGESISHYLGRLRRFKANSLPSAYSLGKIADLGAVTGRWEKLYFNPRPTQQELEALASVVAVNADRLTEMLPPTGMTLKPRPIKLCAACYAEEPYHRIEWQYKEQQKCVRHNLRLLTKCINCETPFPIPADWVEGECPHCSLSFAKMAKRQRRN is encoded by the coding sequence ATGAATGAAGATGAAATTCGCCCAAAATTAGGCTATGTTGAGCCATACGAAGGAGAGAGCATTAGCCATTATTTGGGGCGTTTGCGTAGATTTAAAGCTAATAGCCTACCTTCAGCATATTCTTTAGGAAAAATTGCTGATCTTGGTGCTGTTACAGGGCGATGGGAAAAACTGTACTTTAACCCACGTCCTACTCAACAGGAGTTGGAAGCTTTGGCATCTGTGGTGGCAGTTAATGCCGATAGATTAACTGAGATGTTACCACCCACGGGGATGACGTTGAAGCCTCGACCAATTAAATTATGTGCTGCTTGCTATGCAGAAGAGCCTTATCATCGAATTGAGTGGCAATATAAGGAGCAACAAAAATGTGTTCGCCACAATTTACGTTTGCTAACAAAGTGTATTAACTGTGAAACTCCTTTCCCTATTCCCGCAGACTGGGTAGAAGGTGAATGTCCTCATTGTTCGCTGTCCTTTGCAAAGATGGCTAAAAGGCAAAGGCGTAATTAG